The genomic interval CGGTGGCGGCGCGCAGTTCCGCCGGAGCGCCCTGGGCCACCACCCGCCCCAGCCGCAGGAAAGCCAGCTTTTCACAGTGGGCGGCGTCATCGAAGGTATGGCTGGAAATCACCAGCGTGTGCCCCGCTTTGGTCAGGTCCGTGAAGTAGTTCCAGAAATGCACCCGCAGCTCCGGGTCCAGTCCCACCGTGGGCTCGTCCAGGAAAATCAGCGGCGGCCGGTGCACGATGGCGCAGGCCAGGCTGACGCGCTGTTTCATGCCGCCGCTGAGCTTTAGTATGGACGTCTTACGCTTCGGCCACAGGTCAACTATCTTGATAATTTCATCCACCCGCTGCGCCCGCTCGGCGGCGTCCTTCAGGCCATAAATATGGGCGAAAAAGTCGATATTCTGGTGTACCGTCAGCTCGGAGTAA from Dehalococcoidales bacterium carries:
- a CDS encoding ABC transporter ATP-binding protein → MTDAAINVDSVDFNYGGLKVIDGMSMAIPPGTSYGLLGPNGAGKTTLIRLMVGLLKPARGSIECLGKAPATQNARLIGYMPQLPALYSELTVHQNIDFFAHIYGLKDAAERAQRVDEIIKIVDLWPKRKTSILKLSGGMKQRVSLACAIVHRPPLIFLDEPTVGLDPELRVHFWNYFTDLTKAGHTLVISSHTFDDAAHCEKLAFLRLGRVVAQGAPAELRAATGNKDATLEDAFLYYIKHDEVKNDVQ